The proteins below are encoded in one region of Pontibacter deserti:
- a CDS encoding SusC/RagA family TonB-linked outer membrane protein, whose protein sequence is MRNKSKRRVSFGLTMALCCLYMTGNATANNGGGAALVATYKAESSKIAPGSQQGVAIKGRVVNENGEGLPGVTVVLKGTAIGTSTDINGNFSLNAPQAGGTLVMSFIGYTTREVAIGSNTTINVTLQPDTKALQEVVVVGYGTQKKTDVTGAVASVTEEEFQTGQVTTPEQLISGKVAGVQIISNSGAPGAGSRIRIRGGSSLNASNDPLIVIDGVPVDNDVIAGSSNPLNFINPDDIASMNILKDASATAIYGSRASNGVIIITTKSGKAGQKMTVNFSTLHSLATNPNQVDVLSADEFRALINERGTDAQKELLGNANTNWQDEIYQQAYTTDNNLSLSGAYKTLPYRVSIGYLSQEGVLKTSQFNRVTSTVKLNPSFLNDHLKVELNFKGSLTDSRFAETGAIGAAIAFDPTQSPYQENDKADLGGYFEWVNPTDKTPVTIATKNPLSMLMQRRNEGEAIRSIGNIQFDYKFHFLPELRANLNMGYDVSDSDGDNNAPATLASEFYEGGSFSHYEESRTNKLFDFYLNYVKELTNISSRVDATAGYSYQDFTIEKPTFATFRENGEERKPANPFPFKTQNTLVSFFGRVNYSLKDRYLLTATVRRDGSSRFREGQKWGTFPSLALAWRINEEAFLKNSKAVSDLKLRVGYGVTGQQDVSDNDYPYLARYTTSDSAAMYQIGDQYFLLLRPEGYDANLKWEETKAFNVGLDFGFLNNRLYGSLDYYNRNTEDLLSVVPVAAGTNLTNLLLTNVGTIESEGIEAMLNYVAIDKADFTWTVGINGSLNKNEITKLNAVQDESAVGILVGGIGGATGRNIQIHSVGYAPYSFFVYKQVYDDAGKPIEGLYEDLNEDGIINELDRYRYKDPEAKFNLGFSSQLNYKNWSLGLLMRGSFNNYMYNNIFSNNGAYDVTAVTGFLSNLSPNVFDTGFNTRQYESDYYIENASFLRMENISLGYNFGKVLNDKAGLRLSANVQNVFTITKYAGLDPEIAGGIDNNFYPRPRIFSLGLNLEL, encoded by the coding sequence ATGCGAAATAAGTCTAAAAGACGTGTGAGCTTTGGCTTAACTATGGCATTATGTTGCCTGTACATGACAGGCAATGCAACTGCCAACAATGGGGGAGGCGCAGCGCTTGTTGCCACCTATAAAGCAGAGAGCAGTAAAATTGCACCTGGCAGCCAGCAGGGCGTTGCCATAAAAGGTAGAGTAGTTAATGAAAACGGAGAAGGCTTACCTGGCGTAACTGTAGTTTTAAAAGGAACCGCCATTGGTACCTCTACAGACATAAATGGTAACTTCTCGCTAAATGCCCCACAAGCAGGTGGCACGCTGGTAATGTCTTTTATCGGTTACACAACCCGAGAGGTGGCAATTGGTAGCAACACAACTATAAATGTAACCCTTCAACCAGACACAAAAGCTCTTCAGGAAGTCGTGGTAGTTGGTTATGGTACACAAAAGAAAACTGACGTAACAGGTGCTGTTGCCTCTGTTACGGAAGAAGAATTCCAGACTGGCCAGGTTACTACTCCTGAGCAGCTAATATCAGGTAAAGTAGCCGGCGTACAAATCATATCAAATAGTGGTGCACCAGGCGCAGGAAGCCGAATCCGTATTCGTGGAGGTTCTTCTTTAAATGCCAGCAACGATCCTCTTATTGTGATAGACGGAGTACCAGTTGATAATGATGTAATTGCTGGTTCTTCTAATCCGCTAAACTTTATAAATCCGGATGATATTGCCTCCATGAACATTCTTAAAGATGCTTCTGCTACGGCAATTTACGGTTCCCGCGCATCTAATGGTGTGATCATCATTACTACCAAGAGTGGTAAAGCCGGTCAGAAAATGACTGTTAACTTCAGCACACTACACTCTCTGGCTACAAACCCTAACCAGGTTGATGTACTGAGCGCAGATGAGTTCAGAGCACTTATAAATGAGAGGGGTACAGATGCTCAGAAAGAACTGTTAGGTAATGCCAACACTAACTGGCAGGACGAGATATACCAGCAAGCATATACTACTGATAATAACCTAAGTTTAAGTGGTGCTTACAAAACACTGCCTTATCGCGTTTCTATTGGTTACCTTAGCCAGGAAGGTGTGCTTAAAACATCTCAGTTTAATCGAGTAACAAGTACGGTAAAATTAAACCCAAGCTTCCTGAACGATCATCTGAAGGTAGAGCTTAATTTTAAAGGTTCACTTACCGATAGCCGTTTTGCAGAAACAGGCGCTATCGGGGCTGCCATTGCGTTTGACCCAACACAATCGCCATATCAGGAAAACGATAAGGCTGACTTAGGAGGTTATTTTGAATGGGTTAACCCAACAGATAAAACCCCAGTTACAATTGCCACTAAAAACCCTCTGAGTATGCTGATGCAGCGTCGTAATGAAGGTGAAGCAATTCGTAGCATTGGTAACATACAGTTCGACTACAAATTCCATTTCCTTCCGGAACTAAGAGCAAACCTGAACATGGGGTATGATGTATCTGACAGCGACGGCGACAATAATGCCCCTGCTACCCTTGCATCTGAGTTCTATGAAGGTGGTTCATTCTCTCATTACGAAGAAAGCAGAACAAACAAATTGTTTGATTTCTACCTGAATTATGTAAAAGAGCTTACCAATATCAGCAGCCGCGTAGACGCTACTGCCGGATATTCTTACCAGGATTTTACAATCGAAAAGCCAACTTTTGCAACGTTCAGAGAAAATGGCGAAGAGCGTAAACCAGCTAATCCTTTTCCTTTCAAAACACAGAACACACTGGTTTCCTTCTTTGGTAGAGTAAATTATTCTCTTAAAGATCGTTACCTGTTAACTGCCACTGTGCGCCGCGATGGTTCTTCACGTTTCAGAGAAGGTCAGAAATGGGGCACTTTCCCTTCACTGGCATTAGCCTGGAGAATTAACGAAGAAGCTTTCCTTAAAAACTCTAAAGCAGTTTCTGATCTTAAGCTTCGTGTAGGTTATGGTGTAACAGGACAGCAGGATGTATCTGATAATGATTATCCATACCTGGCACGTTATACCACCAGCGACAGTGCTGCCATGTACCAGATCGGTGACCAGTACTTCCTGTTGCTTCGTCCGGAAGGATATGATGCCAACTTAAAGTGGGAAGAAACAAAAGCTTTTAACGTTGGTCTTGATTTCGGATTCCTGAACAACAGGCTTTATGGTAGTTTAGACTATTATAACAGAAATACAGAAGACCTGCTGAGCGTAGTGCCTGTAGCTGCGGGTACCAACCTTACTAACCTGTTACTTACAAACGTAGGTACCATCGAGAGTGAAGGTATAGAAGCTATGTTAAACTATGTAGCTATCGACAAAGCAGACTTTACCTGGACTGTTGGTATCAACGGATCACTTAATAAAAACGAGATTACAAAACTGAATGCCGTGCAGGATGAAAGTGCAGTTGGTATTTTGGTAGGTGGTATTGGTGGTGCTACAGGAAGAAACATCCAGATCCATTCAGTAGGATATGCTCCTTATAGCTTCTTTGTGTACAAGCAAGTATACGATGATGCCGGTAAACCTATAGAAGGCCTGTACGAAGATCTGAACGAAGATGGTATCATCAACGAACTTGACAGGTACCGTTACAAAGATCCGGAAGCGAAGTTTAACCTTGGTTTCAGCTCACAACTAAACTATAAGAACTGGTCTTTAGGATTGTTAATGCGTGGTAGCTTCAACAACTACATGTATAACAACATCTTCTCAAATAACGGAGCTTACGACGTAACAGCTGTTACCGGCTTCTTGTCAAACTTATCTCCAAACGTGTTCGATACAGGTTTCAATACCCGTCAGTACGAATCAGATTACTACATCGAGAACGCTTCGTTCCTGCGCATGGAAAACATTAGCCTGGGTTATAACTTCGGGAAAGTGTTAAATGACAAAGCAGGTCTGCGCCTGAGCGCCAACGTACAGAACGTGTTTACTATCACAAAATACGCTGGCCTTGATCCTGAGATTGCTGGTGGTATTGATAACAATTTCTATCCAAGACCACGCATCTTCAGCCTTGGTTTAAATCTGGAACTATAA
- a CDS encoding DUF4961 domain-containing protein translates to MRQLYSSLFILLSLVTCLSAAAQVVTTKPVLPTADKPVTLVFDINQAKDSRAANLKNTPNDIYLWSGAGTTATGDAFQYQPAGQTVWTAPFAPGKMTFVGNNRWSITITPRSYFGVPTGTPIRKLGLLLKNANGSAQTEDFFVTIYPSTGVVGAFSTPTEQSFFTDANSIIPVKAYTSANAAITLKVDNTIVATAQDQDSLVYNLNTGTETGIRRTVVFEAKVGTDAVTDTFFYTNRPVSPVAALPANAKDGVVYTGADKALLTLFAPNKKFVYVIGEFSNWEPLPEYLMNKTPDGSRYWLEIDGLEAGKEIAYQYLVDGTIAVADPYTHKILDPNNDKYISAASYPGLKPYPAGAKGIVSILQTNQAAYNWKVENFTRPKADTLVVYELLLRDFLETQNYGTLTDTLSYLKSLGVNAIELMPIMEFSGNNSWGYNPIFYFAPDKAYGTANQLKAFIDKCHEMGIAVILDMVLNQADWEFPYMQLYRSGDRPSAENPFLNQQATHPYSVFFDFNHESEATKAFVERVNRYWLQEFKFDGFRFDLSKGFTQKVTGNNVGAWSEYDAGRVATWKRIYDEIRSYDETALVILEHFADNAEEKELANYGMLFWGNINWDYRNFAKGNQSSFDWISYKNRGWQKPHVIGYMESHDEERQIYDVLKNGRSAGSYNTRTLETALNRAKLAAAFFFPVPGPKMIWQFGELGYDVSIDSINRTHPKPIRWKYRANESRMKLYKVYAELIKLKKNYPAFSTTDYNITSEGMIKRLTLAHQTMTVFIIGNYDVNAKGVQASFPLAGTWYDYFTGETVTVTNPMETIVLQPGEFRLYTTAKLTTPEPGLLPWQGVVLDVEDEMPLAENIDVYPNPAQHTVMLEFSDSYRGDVSVQVTDITGHVLRTVMYKKSQDDLKQVLDMQSVAAGVYLIRIEAGKRKAVKKLVKLN, encoded by the coding sequence ATGAGACAACTTTACTCCTCATTATTCATTTTACTTAGTTTAGTAACCTGCCTTTCTGCCGCTGCACAGGTAGTTACAACTAAGCCTGTACTTCCTACCGCCGATAAACCTGTTACCCTGGTATTTGATATTAACCAGGCAAAAGATTCTCGTGCTGCTAATTTAAAGAATACCCCGAACGATATTTACCTTTGGTCTGGTGCCGGCACTACCGCAACTGGCGATGCTTTTCAGTATCAGCCTGCGGGCCAAACAGTCTGGACAGCTCCTTTTGCACCGGGTAAAATGACCTTCGTTGGCAACAACCGCTGGTCTATCACCATTACTCCGCGCAGTTACTTTGGTGTGCCCACCGGTACCCCTATTCGTAAGCTTGGGTTATTGTTAAAAAATGCAAACGGCTCTGCCCAAACCGAAGATTTCTTTGTAACGATCTATCCTTCAACAGGAGTGGTTGGTGCTTTCAGTACACCTACGGAGCAGTCTTTTTTCACCGACGCCAATTCCATTATTCCTGTTAAAGCTTATACTTCTGCCAATGCTGCCATCACCCTAAAAGTAGATAACACCATAGTAGCCACCGCACAGGACCAGGACTCTTTAGTTTATAACCTGAACACAGGAACAGAAACGGGTATACGCAGAACGGTTGTGTTTGAAGCAAAAGTAGGTACAGATGCCGTTACCGATACCTTCTTCTATACAAACAGGCCGGTTTCGCCAGTAGCTGCTTTGCCTGCCAATGCTAAAGACGGGGTAGTTTATACCGGAGCTGATAAAGCGTTGCTTACTCTGTTTGCACCGAACAAGAAGTTCGTTTATGTGATAGGGGAGTTCAGCAACTGGGAACCGCTACCTGAATATCTGATGAACAAAACACCGGATGGCAGCCGCTACTGGCTGGAAATTGATGGCCTGGAAGCCGGCAAGGAAATAGCCTACCAGTACCTGGTGGATGGTACCATTGCTGTAGCAGACCCTTATACACACAAAATTCTGGACCCGAACAACGACAAGTATATTTCAGCAGCTTCTTACCCGGGGCTTAAGCCATACCCTGCAGGTGCAAAAGGTATCGTATCTATACTCCAGACAAACCAGGCAGCTTACAACTGGAAAGTAGAGAACTTTACACGGCCTAAAGCAGATACGCTGGTAGTATACGAATTACTATTACGCGATTTTCTGGAGACCCAGAACTATGGCACCCTGACCGATACGCTTTCTTACCTGAAGAGCTTAGGGGTAAATGCCATAGAACTGATGCCAATTATGGAATTCAGCGGTAATAACTCCTGGGGCTATAACCCGATTTTTTACTTTGCTCCTGATAAAGCCTATGGTACTGCCAATCAATTAAAAGCTTTTATTGATAAGTGTCACGAAATGGGTATAGCTGTTATCCTGGATATGGTGCTGAACCAGGCCGACTGGGAATTCCCGTATATGCAGCTGTACAGAAGCGGCGACCGCCCATCTGCTGAAAACCCTTTCCTGAACCAGCAGGCCACCCACCCTTATAGTGTGTTTTTCGACTTTAACCACGAGAGCGAAGCGACCAAAGCCTTTGTAGAACGCGTGAACCGCTACTGGCTGCAGGAATTTAAGTTTGATGGCTTTAGATTCGACCTGTCAAAAGGATTTACGCAGAAGGTAACCGGTAACAATGTAGGGGCCTGGAGTGAATACGATGCTGGTCGTGTAGCCACCTGGAAGCGTATTTACGATGAAATCAGAAGTTATGATGAGACGGCTCTGGTTATACTGGAACACTTTGCTGATAACGCTGAGGAAAAAGAGCTGGCAAACTATGGCATGTTGTTCTGGGGCAACATTAACTGGGATTACCGCAACTTTGCCAAAGGCAATCAATCTTCATTCGACTGGATTTCATATAAAAACCGTGGCTGGCAGAAACCGCATGTAATCGGCTACATGGAGAGCCACGACGAAGAGCGCCAGATTTACGATGTTTTAAAGAATGGCCGTTCAGCCGGCTCTTACAATACCCGCACTTTGGAAACAGCGCTTAACCGTGCAAAGCTAGCGGCGGCCTTTTTCTTCCCTGTGCCAGGACCTAAAATGATCTGGCAATTTGGTGAGTTAGGATACGATGTATCAATTGATTCTATCAACAGAACGCATCCAAAACCAATCCGCTGGAAATACCGTGCCAATGAAAGCCGCATGAAGCTTTACAAAGTATATGCTGAACTCATAAAGCTGAAAAAGAACTACCCTGCATTTAGTACCACAGACTACAATATTACTTCTGAAGGTATGATCAAACGCCTGACCCTGGCCCACCAGACCATGACCGTTTTTATTATCGGTAACTATGATGTGAATGCTAAAGGTGTACAAGCCAGCTTCCCGCTAGCAGGTACGTGGTATGATTACTTTACAGGCGAAACAGTTACTGTTACCAACCCAATGGAAACAATAGTTCTGCAGCCAGGCGAGTTCAGGTTGTATACTACCGCGAAACTGACGACACCTGAACCCGGCTTATTGCCTTGGCAGGGTGTAGTGCTGGATGTGGAAGATGAAATGCCTTTGGCTGAAAACATAGATGTTTATCCTAACCCGGCACAACATACTGTTATGTTAGAATTCTCAGACAGTTATCGCGGTGATGTTTCGGTTCAGGTTACAGATATAACAGGTCATGTATTACGCACAGTCATGTATAAAAAAAGCCAGGATGATCTAAAGCAAGTGCTGGATATGCAAAGCGTTGCAGCAGGAGTTTACCTGATCCGGATCGAAGCGGGTAAGCGTAAAGCTGTGAAAAAGCTGGTAAAGTTAAACTAG
- a CDS encoding RagB/SusD family nutrient uptake outer membrane protein, with translation MTSRYLRTILCAGLVTVATTSCINDLDREPFYEATSASVYKDFANYKMVLAKLYGGLAVTGQQGPDGKPDVRGIDEGASNYVRAYWILQEVPTDEAVIGWNDPGLPVINTMSWSSNNDVTTAMYYRIFYQITLANEFIRETSDSKLAERGITGANLEQAKLFRAEARFLRAMSYWHALDMYGSVPFVTEEDAIGAFFPEQISKEDLFAYIEGELIGTEGNPGIVDLLAEPRQNEYGRADKAAAWTLLTKLYLNAKTYINQEKYTEAIEYAEKVINAGYTLEEDYDHLFMADNHTSNEIIFPVAFDGQRTRSYGGTTFLTHAAVGGTMTASNFGIDSGWGGIRSTPSMYNLFSGDALQNDDRANFHTDGQELEISTISTFTEGYPITKWSNKTSTNVNGSNATFVDTDFPMFRLADVYLMYAEAVVRSGAPKDQAVEYINELRTRAYTNGGGTITSSELTLDFILDERARELNWEGHRRTDLIRFGKFTSDSYVWAWKGGVAGGTGVADYKNLYPIPANDLIANPNLEPTPGY, from the coding sequence ATGACATCAAGATATTTAAGAACTATACTTTGTGCAGGACTTGTAACGGTGGCAACCACCTCCTGTATTAATGACCTGGACCGTGAACCTTTTTATGAGGCAACATCAGCCAGCGTTTATAAAGACTTTGCAAACTATAAAATGGTATTGGCAAAGCTATATGGCGGTTTAGCTGTTACAGGTCAGCAGGGGCCAGATGGGAAGCCGGATGTAAGAGGTATTGATGAAGGTGCCTCAAATTATGTGCGTGCTTACTGGATATTGCAGGAAGTACCAACTGATGAAGCTGTGATCGGCTGGAATGACCCAGGTCTGCCGGTAATTAATACCATGTCCTGGTCATCCAATAACGATGTTACTACGGCTATGTACTATCGTATTTTCTACCAGATCACGCTGGCCAATGAGTTTATTCGCGAAACCTCAGATAGTAAATTAGCTGAGCGTGGCATAACCGGTGCTAACCTGGAGCAGGCAAAACTTTTCCGTGCTGAAGCACGCTTCCTGCGCGCAATGAGCTACTGGCATGCTTTGGATATGTATGGCAGTGTTCCGTTTGTTACCGAAGAAGATGCAATTGGTGCTTTTTTCCCGGAGCAGATTTCTAAAGAAGACCTGTTTGCTTACATTGAAGGCGAATTGATTGGTACCGAAGGTAATCCCGGCATAGTGGACCTGCTGGCAGAACCTCGCCAGAACGAGTATGGCCGTGCTGATAAAGCCGCTGCCTGGACGCTGCTTACAAAACTATACCTGAATGCCAAGACATACATTAACCAGGAGAAGTATACAGAAGCAATAGAGTATGCCGAGAAAGTAATTAACGCCGGCTATACTTTAGAAGAAGACTATGACCACCTGTTCATGGCTGATAACCATACTTCGAATGAGATCATCTTCCCGGTTGCTTTCGACGGACAGAGAACCCGCTCTTATGGTGGTACTACCTTCCTGACGCACGCGGCTGTAGGTGGTACCATGACAGCTTCAAATTTTGGTATCGATTCTGGTTGGGGTGGTATCCGTTCTACTCCTTCTATGTATAATTTATTCTCAGGAGATGCTTTACAGAACGACGACCGTGCCAACTTCCACACCGATGGACAGGAGTTAGAGATCAGTACCATCTCTACCTTTACAGAAGGTTATCCTATAACCAAATGGAGTAACAAGACATCTACGAACGTTAATGGCTCTAATGCTACATTTGTTGATACTGACTTCCCGATGTTCCGCCTTGCTGATGTATACCTGATGTATGCTGAAGCCGTGGTACGCAGCGGTGCACCTAAGGATCAAGCAGTTGAGTATATAAACGAACTTCGCACCAGAGCATATACCAATGGCGGAGGCACTATCACATCAAGCGAACTAACTTTAGATTTTATACTTGATGAGCGTGCCCGTGAATTAAACTGGGAAGGTCACCGCCGTACGGATCTTATCCGCTTCGGTAAGTTTACCAGCGATTCTTATGTATGGGCATGGAAAGGTGGAGTTGCGGGTGGTACGGGCGTAGCAGATTATAAAAATCTATACCCGATTCCTGCCAACGACCTGATAGCTAATCCTAATCTTGAACCAACACCGGGGTATTAA
- a CDS encoding alpha-amylase family glycosyl hydrolase, with protein sequence MKKLNLHRLLPITALCVAAACSAPVKTTTQPEAKASEWPRGVSYEIFVQSFCDSDNDGIGDIKGMTSKLDYLDELGVEAVWLMPISPSPSYHKYDVTDYYAIHPNYGTMDDFKAFLAEAHKRGIKVVVDLVLNHSGNGHPWFKEAAANPNSPYRDYYVWAHKDDPKTKGEGKTTGADSFNVNHWHSVPGSDYKYFGYFWGGMPDLNFDNPKLREETYKIGRYWLQEIGVDGFRLDAARHIFPDDREEDNHKFWEEFITEMRKVKPDVYLVGEVWAEAKTVAPYTKGLPALFNFEMSWAILKALQQGQGDSLAIKHANILDIYDDVNPDFVDATILSNHDQNRIMSEVNGDMNKAKLAAALLFTLPGSPYIYYGEEIGMKGKKPDEQIREPFLWDVQEKDECRTSWMVPVNSTEQTVTPVAVQASDKASILNHYKTLISLRNNSRALTYGKIEPVRLDNKAISAFTRSHAGETVLVLHNVSGTAASISLPANLANYKKTLFTNNNAVLDKNTIQLPAYSTIILKP encoded by the coding sequence ATGAAGAAACTGAACTTACATCGCCTGTTACCAATAACGGCTTTATGTGTGGCAGCTGCCTGTAGTGCTCCAGTAAAAACAACCACCCAACCTGAAGCAAAAGCAAGTGAGTGGCCACGCGGAGTATCTTACGAAATTTTTGTACAGTCTTTCTGTGACTCTGATAACGACGGCATCGGCGATATAAAAGGCATGACTTCGAAGCTGGATTACCTGGATGAGCTGGGTGTGGAAGCAGTATGGCTGATGCCTATAAGCCCGTCGCCGTCTTACCACAAGTATGATGTAACAGACTACTATGCCATTCATCCAAATTACGGCACAATGGATGACTTTAAGGCCTTTCTGGCTGAAGCACATAAGCGAGGTATAAAAGTAGTAGTAGACCTTGTGCTTAACCACTCCGGAAACGGGCATCCCTGGTTTAAGGAAGCAGCTGCCAACCCTAACAGCCCTTACCGCGACTATTATGTATGGGCGCATAAGGATGATCCAAAGACAAAAGGCGAAGGCAAAACCACCGGGGCAGATTCTTTTAACGTTAACCACTGGCATAGTGTACCTGGCAGCGACTATAAATACTTTGGCTACTTCTGGGGCGGTATGCCCGACCTGAACTTCGACAACCCGAAACTGCGCGAAGAAACCTATAAAATCGGGAGATACTGGCTACAGGAGATAGGCGTGGATGGCTTCAGGCTGGACGCAGCCCGCCATATTTTCCCGGATGACAGAGAAGAAGACAACCATAAGTTCTGGGAGGAGTTTATTACCGAAATGCGCAAAGTAAAACCAGATGTATACCTGGTAGGCGAAGTATGGGCTGAAGCCAAAACAGTAGCGCCCTATACAAAAGGGTTACCGGCACTTTTCAACTTCGAGATGAGTTGGGCTATACTTAAAGCTTTGCAGCAAGGGCAGGGCGATTCCCTGGCCATCAAGCATGCTAATATCCTGGATATTTATGATGATGTGAATCCTGATTTTGTAGACGCCACCATCCTGAGCAACCACGACCAGAACAGGATAATGAGCGAAGTAAATGGCGACATGAATAAAGCCAAACTGGCAGCTGCACTCCTGTTTACGTTGCCAGGCTCACCGTATATTTATTATGGCGAGGAGATAGGAATGAAGGGCAAGAAACCAGATGAGCAGATCAGGGAACCGTTCCTGTGGGATGTACAGGAAAAAGATGAATGTCGCACTTCCTGGATGGTGCCGGTAAACAGTACAGAGCAAACGGTAACGCCAGTTGCTGTACAGGCCTCAGATAAAGCCTCGATCCTGAACCACTACAAAACCCTGATCAGTTTACGAAATAATAGTAGAGCACTTACCTACGGAAAAATTGAACCTGTAAGGCTGGACAATAAAGCGATAAGTGCGTTTACCCGATCCCATGCAGGAGAAACAGTTCTGGTATTGCACAACGTGTCTGGTACTGCGGCAAGTATAAGTCTGCCGGCTAACCTGGCAAACTATAAAAAAACCCTATTCACAAATAACAACGCAGTGCTTGACAAGAATACAATTCAGCTACCGGCTTACAGCACCATTATACTTAAACCATAA
- a CDS encoding SusE domain-containing protein, translating to MKSWLNKSLLFFVAALTLMSCEKDEEKLVLREGEAPVLNASTNELVLVKEEAADDAITLTWGKADFGYKAAVTYTLQVDTADNNFETPYNIVMGNNLEKKYTVEELNTLLNKLKYEPEVAHDINIRVKASVSDLVNPVYSEPLTLNVTPYSTFVEPGYVFVPGDYQGWNPGAAPALISVNNDGIYKGVIDFSGTNSRKFKITPERDWDTAYGSGASAGTLSTTGPDIEIATNDPYQLEVNLNTLTWTSKKYSWGLIGDATPGGWATDTNMKYIHEEGVWKLTVPLTAGKIKFRLNDDWGVNYGDDDTSNNLLNQGGADISIAEAGTYDIVLDLENADGSVTYTLTKK from the coding sequence ATGAAAAGCTGGTTAAATAAATCATTATTATTTTTTGTAGCAGCGCTTACCTTAATGAGCTGTGAAAAAGACGAAGAAAAGTTGGTTTTACGTGAAGGAGAGGCTCCTGTGCTAAATGCCTCAACCAATGAGCTCGTTTTAGTGAAAGAAGAAGCTGCAGATGATGCCATAACGCTTACCTGGGGTAAGGCTGATTTCGGATATAAAGCTGCAGTTACCTATACCTTACAGGTTGATACGGCTGACAATAACTTCGAAACTCCTTACAACATTGTAATGGGTAATAACCTGGAGAAAAAGTATACAGTTGAAGAGCTAAACACTTTACTAAATAAGCTGAAATACGAGCCAGAAGTAGCTCATGATATAAACATTCGTGTTAAAGCTTCTGTCTCTGATCTTGTTAATCCGGTATATTCTGAGCCTTTAACACTGAATGTTACGCCTTATTCTACGTTTGTGGAACCCGGTTATGTGTTTGTGCCAGGCGATTACCAAGGTTGGAACCCGGGCGCAGCGCCAGCCTTAATCTCTGTTAACAACGATGGTATCTATAAAGGTGTAATTGACTTCTCTGGTACCAACAGCCGCAAGTTCAAGATTACGCCTGAACGCGACTGGGATACTGCTTATGGTAGCGGAGCCAGTGCAGGTACTTTATCAACTACAGGCCCGGACATAGAGATTGCTACCAACGATCCTTACCAACTGGAAGTAAACCTAAACACCCTGACCTGGACAAGTAAGAAATACTCCTGGGGGCTGATTGGCGATGCCACGCCAGGTGGATGGGCAACTGATACTAATATGAAGTACATCCATGAAGAAGGTGTATGGAAACTTACAGTTCCGCTCACAGCAGGTAAGATCAAGTTCAGACTGAACGATGACTGGGGTGTTAACTATGGTGATGATGATACATCAAATAACCTGTTAAACCAAGGTGGTGCTGATATTTCCATTGCAGAGGCCGGTACTTACGATATCGTACTGGATCTTGAAAATGCAGATGGAAGTGTGACTTACACACTTACTAAAAAATAA